From the Anaerobaca lacustris genome, one window contains:
- a CDS encoding GntP family permease, with product MNGLILSTVGAAQPPDPIGVAGPLLILAVGIAIVIGMIVALRVNAFLALITAALVVSLLAPGEFSDKISRVAAEFGTMAGKIGLVIAFAAIIGRCLIDSGAADRVVRLFVGLLGEKRCAISLMSSGFVLSVPVFFDTVFYLLLPLARSMHRRTGRSYLLLILAMGAGASITHSLVPPTPGPLLIAGTLGIDLGMMMLVGLLCAAPTAVAIYFLVGWLARRIDIPMRPLEGTGPEPEPLPDEQLPALLPSILPIILPVVLISMHTIVSTLAKGADEAAAIRKVEMVTAVLGNANLAMLLSAAIALYVLWSQRRPTREQFARTVESSLMSGGVIILITSAGGAFGAMLQQARVAEAIQQLVAGDSTAALGGVKVLFMAFFIATLLKFAQGSSTVSMIATSGMLAGMIASPQALGYHPAYLAAAIGFGAQCGNWMNDSGFWIFAKMGGLTEIETLKTWTVTVSSMAVIGLLITAAFATVLPLI from the coding sequence TTGAATGGACTGATTCTCTCAACCGTTGGGGCGGCCCAGCCCCCCGACCCGATCGGCGTGGCCGGCCCGCTGCTCATCCTGGCCGTCGGCATCGCCATCGTCATCGGCATGATCGTGGCCTTGCGCGTCAACGCGTTTCTGGCGTTGATCACCGCGGCGCTGGTCGTCAGCCTCCTGGCGCCGGGCGAGTTCAGCGACAAGATCAGTCGCGTCGCCGCCGAGTTCGGCACGATGGCCGGCAAGATCGGCCTGGTCATCGCCTTCGCCGCGATCATCGGCAGGTGCCTGATCGATTCGGGCGCCGCCGACCGCGTCGTGCGCCTGTTCGTCGGACTGCTCGGCGAGAAGCGCTGCGCCATCTCGTTGATGTCCAGCGGCTTCGTCCTCTCGGTGCCCGTCTTCTTCGACACCGTGTTCTATCTGCTGCTGCCGCTGGCCCGCTCGATGCACCGTCGCACCGGACGAAGCTACCTGCTGCTGATCCTCGCGATGGGCGCGGGCGCGTCGATCACGCACTCGCTGGTCCCGCCGACGCCGGGACCACTGCTGATCGCCGGGACGCTGGGCATCGATCTGGGCATGATGATGCTCGTCGGCCTGCTCTGCGCGGCGCCGACGGCCGTCGCGATCTACTTCCTCGTCGGCTGGCTGGCCCGGCGGATCGACATCCCCATGCGACCCCTCGAAGGCACCGGCCCCGAGCCGGAACCGCTGCCCGACGAACAGCTCCCCGCCCTGCTGCCGTCGATCCTACCGATCATCCTGCCCGTGGTGCTGATCTCGATGCACACGATCGTCTCGACGCTCGCCAAGGGCGCCGACGAAGCAGCGGCCATCCGCAAAGTCGAGATGGTCACCGCCGTCCTCGGCAACGCCAATCTCGCCATGCTCCTCTCGGCGGCCATCGCCCTCTACGTGCTCTGGTCACAGCGAAGGCCCACCCGCGAACAGTTCGCCCGAACCGTGGAGTCCTCGCTGATGAGCGGCGGCGTCATCATCCTCATCACCTCGGCCGGCGGCGCCTTCGGTGCGATGCTCCAGCAGGCCCGTGTCGCCGAGGCAATCCAGCAACTCGTGGCCGGCGACAGCACCGCGGCCCTCGGCGGCGTCAAGGTGCTGTTCATGGCGTTCTTCATCGCCACACTGCTCAAATTCGCCCAAGGCTCCAGCACCGTCTCGATGATCGCCACGTCGGGCATGCTGGCGGGGATGATCGCCTCGCCGCAGGCCCTGGGCTACCATCCGGCCTACCTGGCGGCGGCCATCGGGTTCGGCGCCCAATGCGGCAACTGGATGAACGATTCGGGCTTCTGGATCTTCGCCAAGATGGGCGGCCTGACCGAGATCGAAACGCTCAAGACCTGGACCGTGACGGTCAGCTCGATGGCGGTGATCGGCCTGCTCATCACCGCGGCGTTCGCCACAGTCCTGCCCCTGATCTGA